Proteins encoded within one genomic window of [Enterobacter] lignolyticus SCF1:
- a CDS encoding PqiB family protein yields MSQETPASPTEARIKTKRRISPFWLLPVIAFMIAGWLIWNTYDDRGTTITIDFMSADGIVPGRTPVRYQGVEVGTVEDITLSKDLNKIEVKASIKGDLKDALRADTQFWLVTPKASLAGVSGLDALVGGNYIGMMPGKGIPQSHFTALDTQPRYRLNNGELMIHLRAPDLGSLNSGSLVYFRKIPVGKVYDYTLNDNKQGVTVDILIDRRFTNLVKKDSRFWNVSGIKADVGLSGAKVQLESLAALVNGAIAFDSPENSESARQNDEFSLYEDLAHSQRGVLVKLDLPDGAGLKAGSTPLMYQGLEVGQLTKLTLNPGGSVSGEMTVDPSVVNLLRTNTRIELRNPKLSLENTSLSSLLTGSTFELVPGEGEPRDQFVVLPADKTLLQEPGVETLTLTAPESYGIDAGQPLILHGIKVGQVLERTLSNQGISFAVAIDPQYRNLMHGDSKFVVNSRMDVKVGIDGVQFLGASASEWLNGGIRILPGTSGAMKSSYPLYANLEKAQENSISDLPTTTLTLTADTLPDVQAGSVVLYRKFEVGEVITVRPKANAFDISLHIKPEYRNLLTTNSVFWAEGGAKVQLNGSGLTVQASPLSRALKGAISFDNLSGASVNARKGGKQILYPSETAARAVGGQITLHAFDAGKLSPGMPIRYLGIDIGQIQSLDLVTERNEVQVKAVLYPEYVDNFARSGTRFSVVTPQISAAGVEHLDTILQPYINVEPGRGGNPRRDFELQEATITDSRYLDGLSIVVEAPEAGSLSIGTPVLFRGIEVGTVTGMQLGSLSDRVMVALRISKRYQHLVRNNSVFWLASGYSLNFGLVGGVVKTGTFNQFIRGGIAFATPPGIPLAPKAQEGKHFLLQETEPKEWRDWGTALPR; encoded by the coding sequence ATGAGTCAGGAAACGCCCGCTTCACCGACTGAAGCGAGAATTAAAACAAAACGTCGTATCTCGCCTTTCTGGCTCTTGCCGGTGATTGCATTCATGATAGCCGGCTGGCTTATCTGGAACACCTATGACGACCGCGGAACAACGATAACTATCGACTTTATGTCCGCCGACGGCATTGTGCCTGGGCGCACGCCGGTGCGCTATCAGGGGGTTGAAGTGGGCACCGTCGAAGATATCACCCTGAGTAAAGATCTGAACAAAATTGAGGTCAAGGCCAGCATCAAAGGCGATCTAAAGGACGCTTTGCGCGCCGATACCCAGTTCTGGCTTGTGACGCCGAAGGCGTCTCTTGCCGGGGTCTCAGGCCTTGATGCGCTGGTCGGCGGGAACTATATCGGCATGATGCCGGGTAAAGGCATCCCGCAGAGCCATTTCACGGCGCTGGATACCCAGCCCCGCTACCGGCTGAACAACGGCGAGCTGATGATTCATCTGCGCGCGCCGGATCTTGGCTCGCTGAACAGCGGTTCGCTGGTCTACTTTCGCAAGATCCCGGTTGGCAAGGTCTATGACTACACCCTCAACGACAACAAGCAGGGCGTGACGGTCGATATTCTGATTGACCGCCGCTTTACTAATCTGGTCAAAAAGGACAGTCGTTTCTGGAACGTGTCGGGAATTAAGGCCGATGTCGGCCTCAGCGGCGCCAAAGTACAGCTGGAAAGCCTGGCCGCACTGGTCAACGGCGCCATTGCCTTTGACTCGCCGGAAAATTCTGAGTCCGCCCGGCAAAACGACGAATTCAGCCTGTATGAAGATCTTGCGCACAGCCAGCGCGGCGTGCTGGTGAAGCTCGATCTCCCGGACGGCGCGGGTCTCAAAGCGGGCTCAACCCCGCTGATGTACCAGGGGCTGGAGGTCGGCCAGCTCACCAAACTGACGCTCAACCCGGGCGGCTCGGTGAGCGGTGAAATGACTGTCGACCCGAGCGTGGTGAACCTGCTACGTACAAACACCCGCATTGAGCTGCGCAACCCGAAGCTGTCGCTGGAAAACACCAGCCTCAGCTCGCTGCTGACCGGCAGCACCTTTGAGCTGGTGCCCGGCGAAGGCGAGCCGCGCGACCAGTTTGTAGTCCTCCCGGCCGATAAAACGCTGCTGCAGGAGCCCGGCGTTGAAACCCTGACCCTCACCGCGCCGGAAAGCTACGGCATCGACGCCGGACAGCCGCTTATCCTCCACGGCATCAAGGTCGGCCAGGTGCTGGAGCGGACGCTGTCAAACCAGGGGATCTCGTTCGCCGTGGCTATCGACCCGCAGTACCGCAACCTGATGCACGGCGACAGTAAATTCGTGGTGAACAGCCGGATGGACGTCAAGGTAGGGATTGACGGCGTTCAGTTCCTCGGCGCCAGCGCCAGCGAGTGGCTAAACGGTGGGATTCGTATCCTCCCGGGCACCAGCGGCGCGATGAAAAGCAGCTATCCGCTGTACGCTAACCTGGAAAAAGCGCAGGAAAACAGCATCAGCGACCTGCCGACCACCACCCTGACTCTGACCGCCGACACCCTGCCGGACGTGCAGGCAGGCTCCGTCGTGCTGTACCGCAAATTCGAAGTCGGTGAAGTGATTACCGTGCGCCCGAAAGCCAACGCTTTCGATATCAGCCTGCACATCAAGCCGGAGTACCGTAATCTGCTGACGACGAACAGCGTGTTCTGGGCAGAAGGCGGCGCCAAGGTACAGCTCAACGGCAGCGGCCTGACGGTTCAGGCCTCCCCGCTCTCCCGTGCCCTCAAAGGCGCGATCAGTTTTGATAACCTGAGCGGCGCCAGCGTGAACGCACGCAAAGGCGGCAAGCAGATCCTCTATCCGTCGGAAACCGCAGCCCGCGCCGTCGGGGGGCAGATTACGCTTCACGCCTTCGACGCCGGTAAGCTCTCGCCGGGCATGCCTATCCGCTACCTGGGCATCGATATCGGGCAGATACAGTCGCTGGACCTGGTCACCGAGCGCAACGAAGTGCAGGTCAAAGCCGTGCTTTATCCGGAATATGTCGACAACTTCGCCCGCAGCGGCACCCGCTTCTCGGTAGTCACACCGCAGATTTCTGCGGCCGGGGTGGAGCATCTGGACACTATCCTCCAGCCGTATATCAACGTTGAGCCCGGACGCGGCGGCAACCCGCGGCGCGATTTTGAGCTACAGGAAGCCACCATTACCGACTCGCGCTATCTGGACGGCCTGAGTATTGTGGTTGAAGCGCCGGAAGCCGGTTCCCTGAGCATCGGCACGCCGGTGCTGTTCCGCGGCATCGAGGTCGGTACGGTCACCGGGATGCAGCTGGGCTCGCTTTCCGACAGGGTGATGGTGGCGCTGCGCATCAGCAAACGCTATCAGCACCTGGTGCGCAACAACTCCGTGTTCTGGCTCGCCTCCGGCTACAGCCTCAACTTCGGCCTGGTGGGCGGCGTCGTGAAAACCGGCACCTTCAACCAGTTCATTCGCGGCGGTATCGCGTTTGCCACCCCGCCGGGGATCCCGCTGGCGCCGAAAGCGCAGGAAGGTAAGCACTTCCTGCTGCAGGAGACGGAACCCAAAGAGTGGCGCGACTGGGGTACTGCCCTGCCGCGTTAA
- the yebS gene encoding membrane integrity lipid transport subunit YebS, translated as MALRATQNSLGKKLAIHKVSNLQVPANYHRCPQCDTMFSLPVVKKHQSAYCPCCNAKIRDGRDWSLTRLAAMAITMIMLMPFAWGEPLLRLHLLGVRIDANLMQGIWQMTEQGDPIPAAMVLFCTVAAPMLLVTAITYLWLGNILGMNLRPVLLMLEKLKEWVMLDIYLVGIGVASIKVKDYAFLQPGIGLVAFVALVLLSILTLIHLNVEQLWERFYPQRPATRPDPGLQVCLGCQHTGFADARGRCRRCHVPLRHRRPFSLQKSWAALIASLVLLFPANLLPISIIYVNGARQEDTIMSGIMSLAHSNVAVAAVVFIASILVPFTKVIVLFTLLVSIHFKCEQGLRTRLLLLRFVTWIGRWSMLDLFVISLMMSLINRDQLLAFTMGPAAFYFGSAVILTILAVEWLDSRLLWDAHESGNARFTD; from the coding sequence ATGGCACTGAGAGCGACGCAAAATTCATTAGGGAAAAAGCTGGCAATTCACAAAGTCAGCAATCTGCAAGTTCCCGCTAATTATCATCGCTGTCCGCAGTGCGATACGATGTTCAGCCTGCCGGTGGTCAAGAAGCACCAAAGCGCGTACTGCCCCTGCTGCAACGCCAAAATCCGCGACGGACGCGACTGGTCGCTGACGCGGCTGGCGGCGATGGCCATCACGATGATCATGCTGATGCCCTTTGCCTGGGGCGAGCCGCTGCTGCGCCTGCACCTGCTTGGCGTAAGGATAGACGCTAACCTGATGCAGGGCATCTGGCAGATGACCGAACAGGGCGACCCGATCCCCGCCGCCATGGTCCTGTTCTGTACCGTCGCCGCCCCGATGCTGCTGGTGACGGCGATAACCTACTTGTGGCTTGGCAATATTCTCGGAATGAATCTGCGCCCCGTCCTGCTGATGCTCGAAAAGCTCAAAGAGTGGGTAATGCTGGATATCTATCTTGTCGGTATCGGCGTCGCCTCCATCAAAGTGAAAGACTACGCGTTTTTGCAGCCAGGCATTGGCCTGGTGGCGTTTGTGGCGCTGGTGCTGCTCAGCATTCTGACGCTGATTCACCTGAACGTGGAGCAGCTGTGGGAGCGTTTTTACCCTCAGCGTCCCGCGACCCGACCTGACCCCGGCCTGCAGGTCTGCCTCGGCTGCCAGCATACCGGGTTCGCCGATGCGCGCGGACGCTGCCGCCGCTGCCATGTGCCGCTTCGCCATCGCCGCCCTTTCAGCCTGCAAAAAAGCTGGGCGGCGCTTATCGCTTCGCTGGTATTATTGTTCCCGGCCAACCTGCTGCCTATCTCTATCATCTACGTCAACGGCGCGCGGCAGGAAGATACGATTATGTCGGGCATCATGTCGCTTGCGCACAGCAATGTCGCCGTCGCGGCGGTGGTGTTTATCGCCAGTATTCTGGTGCCTTTTACCAAGGTTATTGTGCTGTTTACGCTGCTGGTCAGCATCCACTTCAAGTGCGAACAGGGGCTGCGCACCCGCCTGCTGCTACTGCGCTTCGTGACCTGGATTGGCCGCTGGTCGATGCTCGATCTGTTTGTGATTTCGCTGATGATGTCGCTGATAAACCGCGACCAGCTGCTCGCTTTTACGATGGGACCCGCTGCGTTTTATTTCGGCTCGGCGGTAATATTGACTATTCTTGCTGTTGAATGGCTGGACAGCCGCTTACTTTGGGACGCACATGAGTCAGGAAACGCCCGCTTCACCGACTGA
- a CDS encoding GAF domain-containing protein: protein MSKTEFYADLNRDFQALMAGETSFLATLSNTSALLFERLASVNWAGFYLLEGKTLVLAPFQGKIACVRIPVGRGVCGTAVAENRVQRVEDVHAFDGHIACDAASNSEIVLPLTVNGQIIGVLDIDSPALARFTAEDEQGLRELVGRLEQVLAATDYHKFFQPVAG, encoded by the coding sequence ATGAGCAAAACAGAGTTTTACGCGGATCTGAACCGCGATTTTCAGGCATTAATGGCAGGTGAAACCAGTTTCTTAGCCACACTCTCTAATACCAGCGCGCTGCTGTTTGAGCGCCTGGCGTCGGTGAACTGGGCTGGCTTCTATCTTCTGGAGGGCAAAACCCTGGTACTGGCCCCGTTCCAGGGCAAAATTGCCTGTGTGCGTATTCCCGTCGGCCGCGGCGTTTGCGGTACCGCTGTCGCCGAAAACCGCGTTCAGCGCGTAGAGGATGTGCATGCGTTTGACGGCCATATCGCCTGTGACGCTGCGAGCAATTCTGAAATTGTTCTGCCTCTGACCGTTAACGGACAGATTATCGGCGTACTGGACATCGACAGCCCGGCGCTTGCCCGCTTCACCGCTGAGGATGAGCAGGGTCTGCGTGAGCTTGTCGGTCGCCTTGAGCAGGTGCTTGCGGCAACCGACTATCATAAATTCTTTCAGCCTGTCGCAGGATAA
- the proQ gene encoding RNA chaperone ProQ, producing the protein MENQPKLNSSKEVIAFLAERFPHCFSAEGEARPLKIGIFQDLVERVEGEMNLSKTQLRSALRLYTSSWRYLYGIKAGAIRVDLDGNACGELDEQHVTHARQQLEEAKARVQAQRAEQQAKKREAAAAAGEQEDAPRRERKPRPPVRRKEGGESKPRNTAKPAANANKAPRAVREEHHTPVSDLSALTVGQSLKVKAGNNAMDATVLEITKDGVRVQLTSGMSMIVRAEHLVF; encoded by the coding sequence ATGGAAAATCAACCTAAGTTGAATAGCAGCAAAGAAGTCATCGCTTTTCTGGCCGAACGTTTTCCTCACTGTTTCAGTGCGGAAGGCGAAGCGCGCCCCCTGAAAATTGGTATTTTTCAGGATCTGGTCGAGCGTGTTGAGGGTGAGATGAATCTCAGTAAGACCCAACTTCGTTCCGCTTTACGTCTCTATACCTCCAGTTGGCGCTACCTGTACGGTATCAAAGCCGGCGCTATCCGCGTTGATCTTGACGGCAACGCCTGCGGCGAGCTGGACGAGCAGCATGTGACGCACGCGCGTCAGCAGCTGGAAGAAGCCAAAGCGCGCGTTCAGGCACAGCGTGCCGAACAGCAGGCGAAAAAACGTGAAGCCGCTGCTGCTGCCGGCGAGCAGGAAGATGCGCCGCGCCGTGAGCGCAAGCCGCGTCCTCCGGTACGCCGTAAAGAGGGCGGGGAGAGTAAGCCGCGCAACACGGCGAAACCTGCCGCTAACGCTAACAAAGCGCCTCGCGCTGTGCGTGAAGAGCACCACACGCCTGTATCAGATCTGTCTGCGCTGACCGTGGGCCAGTCCCTGAAGGTTAAGGCGGGCAATAACGCAATGGATGCCACTGTACTGGAGATCACCAAAGATGGCGTTCGTGTACAGCTGACTTCTGGTATGTCAATGATTGTACGCGCAGAACATCTGGTGTTCTGA
- the prc gene encoding carboxy terminal-processing peptidase yields MNTFFKVTALAGMLLLAGQSFAVDDITRIDQIPVLKEEPQHATVSERVTSRFTRSHYRQFDLDNAFSAKIFDRYLNLLDYSHNVLLASDIAKFEPRKTQVGDELRSGKLDVFYDLYNLAQKRRFERYQYALKVLARPMDFTGNDTFNLDRSKTPWPKDEAELNALWDAKVKFDELSLKLAGKNDQEIRDTLTRRYKFAIRRLAQTNSEDVFSLAMTAFAHEIDPHTNYLSPRNTEQFNTEMSLSLEGIGAVLQMDDDYTVINSMVAGGPAAKSKAISVGDRIVGVGQTGKGMVDVIGWRLDDVVALIKGPKGSKVRLEILPAGKGAKTRVVTLTRERIRLEDRAVKMSVKTVGKEKVGVLDIPGFYVGLTDDVKAQLQKLEKQNVSSIIIDLRSNGGGALTEAVSLSGLFIPSGPVVQVRDNNGKVREDSDSDGMVYYKGPLVVLVDRFSASASEIFAAAMQDYGRALIVGEPTFGKGTVQQYRSLNRIYDQMLRPEWPALGSVQYTIQKFYRINGGSTQRKGVTPDIMMPTGSEETETGEKFEDNALPWDSINAATYVKSGDMAPFGPELLKQHDERIAKDPEFQYIMKDIARFNAMKDRRNIVSLNYAQREKENEEDDATRLARINDRYKRAGKPPLKKLDDLPKDYQEPDPYLDETVHIALDLAHMEKESPAVTPAPTK; encoded by the coding sequence ATGAACACATTTTTTAAGGTCACCGCGCTCGCTGGCATGCTGTTACTGGCAGGCCAGTCGTTTGCTGTGGACGATATTACCCGTATAGACCAGATTCCTGTTCTGAAGGAAGAGCCGCAGCATGCGACGGTCAGTGAGCGCGTTACGTCACGCTTCACCCGGTCGCACTACCGCCAGTTCGATCTGGATAACGCCTTTTCCGCGAAAATCTTCGATCGCTACCTGAACCTGCTGGACTACAGCCACAACGTCCTGTTGGCCAGCGACATTGCGAAATTTGAGCCGCGTAAAACGCAGGTCGGCGACGAGCTGCGCAGCGGCAAGCTCGACGTGTTTTACGATCTCTACAATCTGGCGCAAAAGCGCCGGTTTGAGCGCTATCAGTACGCGCTGAAGGTGCTGGCGCGTCCAATGGATTTCACCGGCAACGACACCTTCAACCTCGACCGCAGCAAAACCCCGTGGCCGAAGGATGAGGCGGAGCTGAACGCGCTGTGGGATGCGAAAGTCAAATTTGACGAACTCAGCCTCAAGCTCGCCGGGAAAAACGATCAGGAAATCCGCGATACCCTGACGCGTCGCTACAAGTTTGCTATTCGCCGTCTGGCGCAGACCAACAGCGAAGACGTTTTCTCACTGGCGATGACGGCGTTTGCCCACGAAATCGATCCGCACACCAACTACCTGTCCCCGCGCAACACCGAGCAGTTCAATACCGAGATGAGCCTGTCTCTGGAAGGGATTGGCGCGGTGCTGCAGATGGATGACGACTACACGGTCATCAACTCCATGGTTGCGGGCGGTCCTGCGGCGAAGAGCAAAGCGATTAGCGTTGGCGACCGTATCGTCGGCGTCGGTCAGACCGGCAAGGGCATGGTTGACGTTATCGGCTGGCGTCTTGATGACGTCGTGGCGCTGATTAAAGGACCGAAGGGCAGCAAAGTCCGCCTGGAGATTCTGCCGGCGGGGAAAGGGGCGAAGACGCGTGTCGTGACCTTAACGCGCGAACGCATTCGTCTTGAAGACCGCGCGGTGAAGATGTCGGTGAAAACCGTCGGTAAAGAAAAAGTCGGCGTGCTGGATATTCCGGGCTTCTACGTTGGCTTAACGGACGACGTCAAAGCGCAGCTGCAGAAGCTGGAAAAACAGAACGTCAGCAGCATTATCATCGATCTGCGCAGCAACGGCGGCGGCGCGCTGACCGAGGCGGTATCGCTTTCTGGTCTGTTCATCCCGTCAGGCCCGGTCGTACAGGTCCGTGACAACAACGGCAAGGTGCGCGAAGACAGCGACAGCGATGGCATGGTCTATTACAAAGGCCCGCTGGTGGTGCTGGTTGACCGCTTCAGTGCCTCGGCGTCGGAAATTTTCGCTGCCGCGATGCAGGATTACGGCCGTGCGCTGATCGTCGGCGAACCGACGTTTGGTAAAGGTACCGTTCAGCAGTATCGCTCTTTGAACCGTATCTACGATCAGATGCTGCGTCCTGAATGGCCGGCGCTGGGCTCCGTGCAGTATACGATTCAGAAGTTCTACCGCATTAACGGCGGCAGTACGCAGCGTAAAGGCGTCACCCCGGACATCATGATGCCGACCGGTAGCGAAGAGACCGAAACCGGCGAGAAGTTTGAGGATAACGCGCTGCCGTGGGACAGCATTAATGCGGCTACCTACGTGAAGTCAGGCGATATGGCGCCGTTTGGCCCTGAACTGCTGAAGCAGCACGATGAGCGTATTGCGAAAGATCCTGAGTTCCAGTACATCATGAAGGACATTGCGCGCTTTAACGCCATGAAGGATCGCCGCAACATCGTTTCTCTCAATTACGCCCAGCGTGAAAAAGAGAACGAAGAGGATGATGCGACCCGTCTTGCGCGGATTAACGACCGCTACAAGCGTGCAGGTAAACCGCCGCTGAAGAAACTGGACGATTTGCCGAAGGATTACCAGGAACCGGATCCATACCTGGATGAAACGGTCCATATCGCGCTCGATCTGGCGCATATGGAAAAAGAGTCTCCGGCCGTTACCCCGGCACCAACGAAGTAA
- the htpX gene encoding protease HtpX produces the protein MMRIALFLITNLAVMVVFGLVLSLTGIQSSSMTGLLIMALLFGFGGSIVSLMMSKWMALKSVGGEVIEQPRNETEHWLMNTVAQQSRQAGIAMPQVAIYHAPDINAFATGARRDASLVAVSTGLLQNMSRDEAEAVIAHEISHIANGDMVTMTLIQGVVNTFVIFISRVIAQVAAGFLSGNRDDGEESNGNPLIYFAVATVLELVFGILASIITMWFSRYREFHADAGSAKLVGREKMIAALQRLKTSYEPQEASSMMAFCINGKSKSLSELFMTHPPLDKRIEALRSGEYLK, from the coding sequence ATGATGCGAATCGCGCTCTTCCTGATAACCAACCTGGCCGTCATGGTTGTGTTTGGGCTGGTGCTAAGCCTGACAGGAATTCAGTCGAGCAGCATGACAGGGCTCCTTATCATGGCGCTGCTGTTTGGTTTTGGCGGCTCGATTGTGTCGTTGATGATGTCTAAATGGATGGCGCTGAAGTCGGTCGGTGGTGAAGTCATTGAGCAGCCGCGCAACGAAACGGAGCACTGGCTGATGAATACCGTCGCGCAGCAGTCCCGCCAGGCGGGGATCGCCATGCCGCAGGTGGCGATTTATCACGCGCCGGACATCAACGCGTTTGCCACCGGCGCGCGTCGTGACGCCTCACTGGTGGCGGTAAGCACCGGTCTGTTGCAGAACATGAGCCGTGACGAAGCCGAAGCCGTTATTGCGCACGAAATCAGCCATATCGCTAACGGCGATATGGTGACCATGACCCTGATCCAGGGCGTGGTGAACACCTTTGTTATCTTCATTTCCCGCGTGATTGCGCAGGTGGCGGCAGGCTTCCTGAGCGGTAACCGCGACGATGGCGAAGAGAGCAACGGCAACCCGCTTATCTATTTCGCCGTGGCGACGGTGCTGGAGCTGGTATTTGGTATTCTGGCCAGCATCATTACCATGTGGTTCTCGCGCTACCGCGAATTCCATGCCGACGCCGGTTCAGCCAAACTGGTCGGGCGCGAGAAAATGATTGCCGCTCTGCAGCGTCTTAAAACCAGCTATGAGCCGCAGGAAGCGAGCAGCATGATGGCGTTCTGCATTAACGGTAAGTCGAAATCGCTCAGCGAGCTGTTTATGACCCACCCGCCGCTGGATAAGCGCATCGAAGCGCTGCGCAGCGGCGAGTATCTCAAGTAA
- a CDS encoding MFS transporter encodes MEKAFTDGLPLPQRYGAILTIVLGISMAVLDGAIANVALPTIASDLNASPAASIWIVNAYQIAIVISLLSLSYLGDMFGYRRIYKCGLVVFTCTSLICALSHSLEMLTLARVAQGLGGAALMSVNTALIRLIYPQRFLGRGMGINSFIVAVSSAAGPTIAAAILSVASWQWLFLINVPLGIISLLLAIRYLPPNGARSHAPRFDLPSAVMNALTFGLLITALGGFAQGQSVQLVLAEVAVMLVVGFFFIRRQLRLPVPLLPVDLLRIPLFSLSICTSICSFCAQMLALVSLPFFLQTMMGRSEVETGLLLTPWPLATMVMAPLAGYLIEKVHAGLLGALGLAIMACGLFALALLPPAPHDIDIIWRMVLCGAGFGLFQSPNNHTIVSSAPRHRSGGASGMLGTARLLGQSTGAALVALLFNLLGNQGTHTSLLLAGILAVIAAVISGLRIAQPRSQA; translated from the coding sequence ATGGAAAAAGCCTTTACTGATGGTTTGCCGCTGCCGCAGCGTTATGGCGCCATCCTGACCATTGTTCTTGGGATCTCCATGGCCGTGCTGGACGGCGCTATCGCTAACGTTGCGCTGCCGACCATCGCCAGCGATCTCAACGCTTCCCCCGCCGCCTCCATCTGGATTGTGAACGCCTATCAGATTGCGATTGTCATCTCCCTGCTGTCGCTGTCCTATCTTGGCGATATGTTCGGCTATCGCCGGATCTACAAGTGCGGCCTGGTCGTATTTACCTGCACCTCGCTTATCTGCGCGCTTTCCCACTCGCTGGAAATGCTCACGCTCGCGCGCGTCGCGCAGGGCCTCGGCGGCGCGGCGCTGATGAGCGTCAACACGGCGCTCATCCGTCTCATCTATCCCCAGCGTTTTCTTGGGCGTGGAATGGGGATTAACTCGTTTATCGTCGCGGTCTCTTCCGCCGCCGGGCCGACGATTGCGGCGGCGATTCTGTCGGTAGCCTCCTGGCAGTGGCTGTTTTTGATTAACGTTCCGCTCGGCATCATTTCACTGCTGCTGGCGATCCGCTATCTGCCGCCCAACGGCGCGCGCAGCCATGCCCCGCGCTTTGACCTGCCCAGCGCGGTGATGAATGCGCTCACCTTCGGACTGCTGATTACCGCGCTCGGCGGTTTCGCCCAGGGGCAATCGGTACAGCTGGTGCTGGCGGAAGTGGCGGTAATGCTGGTCGTCGGCTTCTTCTTTATTCGCCGCCAGCTGCGCCTGCCGGTACCGCTGCTGCCCGTTGATCTGCTGCGCATTCCGCTGTTTTCGCTCTCTATCTGTACCTCCATCTGCTCGTTTTGCGCACAGATGCTGGCGCTGGTTTCCCTGCCCTTCTTTTTACAAACCATGATGGGCCGCAGCGAAGTCGAAACCGGGCTGCTGCTGACGCCCTGGCCGCTGGCGACCATGGTGATGGCGCCGCTGGCGGGCTATCTGATCGAAAAAGTGCACGCCGGGCTGCTCGGCGCGCTGGGGCTGGCGATTATGGCCTGCGGGCTGTTCGCGCTGGCGCTGCTGCCCCCGGCGCCGCACGACATCGATATTATCTGGCGCATGGTGCTGTGCGGTGCCGGGTTCGGCCTGTTCCAGTCGCCGAACAACCATACGATAGTCTCCTCCGCGCCTCGCCACCGCAGCGGCGGCGCCAGCGGCATGCTCGGCACCGCCCGCCTGCTCGGGCAAAGTACCGGAGCGGCGCTGGTCGCGCTGCTGTTTAACCTGCTGGGGAATCAGGGCACCCATACCTCGCTGCTGCTGGCGGGCATCCTGGCGGTGATTGCGGCGGTCATCAGCGGGCTGCGGATCGCCCAGCCTCGCAGCCAGGCATAA
- the kdgR gene encoding DNA-binding transcriptional regulator KdgR produces MAVADLDKQPDSVSSVLKVFGILQALGEEREIGITELSQRVMMSKSTVYRFLQTMKSLGYVAQEGESEKYSLTLKLFELGARALQNVDLVRSADIQMRELSRLTKETIHLGALDEDSIVYIHKIDSMYNLRMYSRIGRRNPLYSTAIGKVLLAWRDADEVQQILEGVEYKRSTSRTITSTEALLPVLAQVREQGYGEDNEEQEEGLRCIGVPVFDRFGVVIAGLSISFPTLRFSEDRLQEYVSMLHTAARKISEQMGYNDYPF; encoded by the coding sequence ATGGCAGTCGCGGATTTGGATAAGCAGCCAGATTCAGTCTCTTCAGTATTGAAGGTTTTTGGCATCCTCCAGGCGCTCGGAGAAGAGCGTGAGATCGGTATTACCGAACTGTCGCAGCGCGTCATGATGTCAAAAAGCACGGTCTATCGCTTTTTGCAGACCATGAAGTCCCTGGGTTATGTGGCGCAGGAAGGGGAGTCCGAGAAGTATTCGCTGACGCTTAAGCTGTTTGAACTCGGCGCCCGTGCGCTGCAAAACGTGGATCTGGTTCGCAGCGCGGACATTCAAATGCGTGAACTGTCGCGCCTGACGAAAGAGACTATCCACCTTGGCGCGCTGGATGAAGACAGCATTGTGTACATCCATAAAATCGACTCGATGTACAACCTGCGCATGTACTCCCGCATCGGGCGCCGCAACCCGCTATACAGCACCGCGATCGGCAAAGTCCTGCTGGCCTGGCGCGATGCCGATGAGGTGCAGCAGATTCTGGAAGGCGTAGAGTACAAGCGCAGCACCAGCCGCACGATAACCTCGACGGAGGCGCTGCTGCCGGTACTGGCGCAGGTGCGCGAGCAGGGTTATGGCGAAGATAACGAAGAGCAGGAAGAGGGATTACGCTGCATCGGCGTGCCGGTATTTGACCGCTTTGGCGTGGTTATTGCGGGTCTGAGCATCTCTTTCCCGACGCTGCGTTTCTCCGAAGATCGCCTGCAGGAGTACGTCAGCATGCTGCATACGGCGGCGCGTAAAATTTCTGAGCAGATGGGCTACAACGACTATCCGTTCTGA
- a CDS encoding YobH family protein, which yields MRLVIRSVLVLAIAWIALLLSGYGVLIGSSENVGGLGLQCKYLTARGTSTAQYVHSNSGIIGMTNCPLLRKSDIVVDKG from the coding sequence ATGCGCTTAGTGATACGTTCTGTTCTTGTGCTGGCCATCGCCTGGATCGCCCTGCTATTAAGCGGTTACGGCGTACTTATCGGCAGCAGCGAAAATGTTGGCGGCCTGGGATTACAGTGTAAATACCTGACCGCTCGCGGCACCAGTACCGCACAATATGTGCATTCAAACAGCGGAATCATCGGCATGACCAACTGCCCGCTGCTGCGCAAAAGCGATATCGTCGTCGATAAAGGGTAA
- the mgrB gene encoding PhoP/PhoQ regulator MgrB: MKKLRWIIVIVVLLIACLLLWTQTINVLCDQDVQFFSGICTINKFIPW, translated from the coding sequence GTGAAAAAGTTACGCTGGATCATTGTGATCGTTGTTCTGCTGATCGCCTGTCTGCTGCTGTGGACGCAGACGATCAACGTGTTGTGCGATCAGGATGTGCAGTTTTTCAGCGGTATTTGTACCATCAACAAGTTCATTCCCTGGTAG